The proteins below are encoded in one region of Peptoniphilus sp. GNH:
- a CDS encoding ribonucleoside-diphosphate reductase subunit alpha: protein MQIKKRKGNLAPFDKNKISIAMKKAFDSINKTPADGEIEKMTDLIEEKLQKNFSGKHNPGVEEIQDLVELTLIDFKHIDVVKSFILYRQIHSRDRKIFESFKSYMPNIDIEQILRKIRKDFDSKRYDLESLFLKFQSFTKATTKDKEALGLLTRAAAELTSKEAPKWEYIAGRLLNLDLKLDLEENLKELNSSSFYDKIKYMENLGLYGKYILDSYTKEEIDQLETYMDKSRCELLTYSALDLLIKRYLIRTHDGKILESPQEMYMGIAMHLMLKEKDRLKWVKKSYDILSKLQITVATPTMSNARKPFHQLSSCFIDTVPDSLEGIYRSIDNFAQVSKHGGGMGLYFGKVRANGSDIRGFKGAAGGVIRWIKLANDTAVAVDQLGVRQGSVACYLDVWHKDIPEFLQLRTNNGDDRMKAHDIFPAVCYPNLFWKLAKENINANWYMFDPHEIMAKKGYCLEDFYGKEWEERYWDCAYDPTISKRILTVKDMVRLILKSMTETGTPFTFNRDHVNEMNPNKHAGMIYSSNLCTEIMQNMSPIETISTEIKTKDGDTVVVNTTRPGDFVVCNLASLVLGNIDLDDKNKLEDIIQTAVRGLDNVIDLNYYPLPYAKITNRKYRAIGLGVSGYHHALVKDKIAFSDLEDHKKWANRVFEDINYFAIKASMQIAKEKGSYGLFEGSEWQSGKYFERRDYYSKRWLELQEDIKENGLRNAYIMAIAPTGSTSILAGTTAGVDPLMKRYFLEEKKGSIIPRVAPDLNAQSFWIYENAHEIDQLIAAEVAGIRQRHIDQGQSMNFYITTDITMRGLLNLYIRAWEVGVKSIYYVRSKSLEVEECDYCAS from the coding sequence ATGCAAATCAAAAAGAGAAAGGGGAACTTGGCACCTTTCGACAAAAATAAAATTTCAATAGCCATGAAAAAGGCCTTCGATTCAATAAATAAAACTCCCGCAGATGGAGAAATAGAAAAAATGACAGACCTAATCGAAGAAAAACTACAAAAAAATTTTAGTGGAAAACACAATCCAGGCGTAGAAGAGATTCAAGATTTAGTAGAGCTTACGCTCATTGATTTCAAACACATAGATGTGGTGAAGTCCTTTATCCTATATAGGCAAATCCACTCTAGAGACCGCAAAATTTTCGAATCTTTCAAATCTTATATGCCAAATATAGACATAGAACAGATTTTAAGAAAAATCAGAAAAGATTTCGACAGCAAAAGATATGACCTCGAATCTCTCTTCTTAAAATTTCAATCCTTCACAAAGGCCACCACAAAAGATAAGGAAGCTCTCGGTCTTCTAACTAGAGCAGCTGCCGAACTCACAAGCAAGGAAGCTCCCAAGTGGGAATATATAGCTGGCAGGCTCTTGAATTTGGACTTAAAGCTAGATCTAGAAGAAAATTTAAAAGAGCTAAATTCCTCCTCTTTTTACGACAAAATTAAATACATGGAAAATCTCGGCCTCTATGGCAAATACATTTTAGACTCCTACACAAAAGAAGAAATAGACCAACTAGAAACCTATATGGACAAGAGTAGATGCGAGCTTCTGACATATTCTGCCTTGGATCTTCTCATAAAAAGATATCTTATAAGAACTCACGATGGCAAAATTTTAGAGTCGCCCCAAGAAATGTATATGGGAATTGCCATGCACCTCATGTTAAAAGAAAAAGACCGCCTAAAGTGGGTCAAAAAATCTTATGACATCCTGAGCAAGCTACAAATAACAGTCGCAACCCCTACCATGTCCAATGCCAGAAAGCCCTTCCATCAACTTTCATCTTGCTTTATAGACACAGTGCCAGATAGCCTTGAAGGCATTTACAGATCCATAGACAACTTCGCCCAAGTGTCCAAGCATGGCGGCGGCATGGGTCTTTATTTCGGCAAGGTCAGAGCCAACGGATCAGACATCCGCGGTTTCAAAGGAGCTGCCGGAGGAGTTATAAGATGGATAAAACTAGCAAATGACACAGCAGTGGCAGTAGACCAACTCGGTGTCAGACAAGGTTCTGTCGCCTGCTATCTCGATGTTTGGCACAAGGATATACCCGAGTTTTTACAACTGAGAACCAACAATGGCGATGACAGGATGAAGGCCCACGACATCTTCCCTGCCGTTTGCTATCCCAATCTCTTTTGGAAATTGGCAAAAGAAAACATAAATGCCAATTGGTATATGTTTGACCCTCATGAAATAATGGCAAAAAAAGGCTACTGTCTAGAAGATTTTTACGGAAAAGAATGGGAAGAGCGCTACTGGGATTGTGCCTATGACCCCACAATCTCAAAGAGGATTTTGACGGTAAAAGATATGGTTCGTTTGATTTTAAAATCCATGACTGAAACCGGCACTCCCTTCACCTTCAACAGAGACCATGTAAACGAAATGAATCCCAACAAGCACGCTGGCATGATATATTCATCAAATCTCTGCACTGAAATCATGCAAAACATGTCTCCCATAGAAACAATCTCAACAGAAATAAAGACAAAAGACGGAGACACCGTAGTAGTAAATACCACAAGACCAGGCGACTTCGTAGTCTGCAATCTGGCATCGCTTGTGCTCGGCAACATAGACCTAGATGACAAAAATAAGCTCGAAGACATCATCCAAACAGCTGTAAGAGGCCTTGATAATGTAATTGACCTAAACTACTACCCCCTACCCTATGCCAAGATTACAAATAGAAAATATAGAGCCATAGGTCTGGGTGTGAGTGGCTACCACCACGCTCTAGTAAAAGACAAGATAGCCTTCTCGGATTTGGAAGACCACAAAAAATGGGCCAACAGAGTTTTTGAAGATATCAATTATTTTGCCATCAAGGCCTCCATGCAAATAGCCAAAGAAAAAGGCTCCTATGGTCTTTTTGAAGGCAGCGAATGGCAAAGTGGAAAATACTTTGAAAGAAGGGACTACTACTCCAAGAGATGGCTAGAGCTACAAGAAGACATAAAAGAAAATGGACTTAGAAATGCCTATATAATGGCAATAGCACCCACAGGCTCAACATCCATACTAGCAGGCACAACAGCAGGCGTAGATCCACTTATGAAAAGATACTTTCTCGAAGAAAAAAAGGGTTCCATAATCCCCAGAGTCGCCCCCGATCTAAACGCTCAAAGCTTTTGGATTTATGAAAACGCCCACGAAATTGACCAATTAATTGCAGCCGAAGTTGCCGGTATCCGCCAAAGGCACATCGACCAAGGTCAATCTATGAACTTTTACATCACAACAGACATCACCATGAGAGGACTTTTAAACCTCTATATAAGAGCCTGGGAAGTCGGAGTAAAATCCATTTACTATGTGAGAAGCAAGTCGCTTGAAGTCGAAGAATGTGATTATTGTGCAAGTTAG
- a CDS encoding bifunctional 5,10-methylenetetrahydrofolate dehydrogenase/5,10-methenyltetrahydrofolate cyclohydrolase, producing MSKILSGKEVRSFLKTKLEKEIKNLNNPPELGLIRLGQNPQDLSYERALEKTAKELGIKVENKNLAQDADPSDLKDAIKAYNQNEKIGGVLIFRPLPSHIKEDEIKDFLDPKKDLDAMTSKNLARAFTGDESGHFPITAQAAVMILDYYGYELEGKKALVINRSSVVGRPLCSLLLNKNATVTLAHSKTADLKAEIRQADFVFLATGRAEKFTKDYFTDKQVVIDISINFNAEGKICGDLHPSAFDRVAAYSPVPGGVGSLTNLLLFKELLKNKR from the coding sequence ATGTCAAAAATCCTATCAGGCAAAGAAGTGAGAAGCTTCTTAAAGACAAAACTAGAAAAAGAAATAAAAAATTTAAACAACCCACCAGAACTTGGTCTCATAAGGCTGGGTCAAAATCCTCAAGACCTCTCCTACGAAAGAGCCCTTGAAAAAACTGCAAAAGAACTCGGCATAAAAGTCGAAAACAAAAACCTCGCACAAGACGCAGACCCATCCGATTTAAAAGACGCCATAAAGGCCTACAATCAAAACGAAAAAATAGGTGGAGTCCTCATCTTTAGACCCCTGCCTTCCCATATCAAAGAAGACGAAATAAAAGATTTTTTAGATCCTAAAAAAGACCTTGACGCCATGACATCTAAAAATTTGGCAAGAGCCTTCACAGGAGATGAAAGTGGACACTTTCCCATCACTGCTCAGGCGGCAGTCATGATCTTGGACTACTATGGCTATGAGCTTGAAGGCAAAAAGGCACTCGTGATAAATAGGTCCTCGGTTGTGGGCAGACCCCTTTGCTCCCTGCTTTTGAATAAAAATGCCACAGTGACCCTAGCCCACTCCAAAACAGCCGACTTGAAAGCAGAAATAAGACAGGCAGACTTTGTATTTCTTGCTACGGGAAGGGCCGAAAAATTTACAAAAGACTACTTCACAGACAAGCAAGTGGTGATAGATATATCCATCAACTTCAACGCTGAGGGCAAGATTTGTGGGGATCTGCATCCATCTGCTTTTGACAGAGTGGCAGCTTATAGCCCGGTGCCGGGTGGAGTCGGCAGTCTTACCAACCTGCTTTTATTTAAAGAACTTTTGAAAAATAAAAGATGA
- a CDS encoding ribonucleotide-diphosphate reductase subunit beta, with translation MTELKKRGLFNEDGDIELSKRKIFNGNTTNLNDFNNLKYLWTSDWYRQAMNNFWIPEEINLNQDIKDYRLLDQYEKTAYDKIISFLTYLDSLQTAQLPNLQAYITANEINLCLSIQAYQESIHSQSYSYILDTICSPEERTKILYQWKEDKVLLERNKFIGDQYNDFLEEKNTFTFMKALIANYILEGIYFYSGFMFFYNLGRMGKMPGTVQEIRYINRDENTHLWLFRSIIIDLKKESPELFTDDKVEFYRQMLKKGVQEELSWAAYVIGDNIQGLSLEMVSDYIKYLGNLRAKNLGFEELYPGYDKEPKSMEWVSEYSDPNAIKTDFFEAKPSAYTKSSAIEDDL, from the coding sequence ATGACAGAATTAAAAAAACGTGGTCTCTTCAACGAAGATGGAGACATAGAATTATCAAAGAGAAAGATTTTTAACGGAAACACAACCAATTTAAACGATTTTAACAATTTAAAATACCTCTGGACATCAGACTGGTATAGACAAGCCATGAATAACTTTTGGATACCAGAAGAAATAAATCTAAACCAAGACATAAAAGACTATAGACTTCTGGACCAATACGAAAAGACGGCATACGACAAAATAATCTCCTTCCTAACCTATCTGGACTCCCTGCAAACAGCCCAGTTGCCAAACCTGCAAGCCTATATAACTGCAAACGAGATAAACCTCTGCCTCTCAATCCAGGCCTACCAAGAATCCATCCATTCCCAATCCTACTCCTATATTTTGGATACCATTTGTTCGCCAGAAGAAAGAACAAAAATCCTCTACCAATGGAAGGAAGACAAGGTCTTGCTCGAGAGAAACAAATTCATAGGCGACCAATACAATGACTTCCTAGAAGAAAAAAACACCTTCACTTTCATGAAGGCCCTAATAGCCAACTATATCTTAGAAGGAATCTACTTCTACTCCGGCTTTATGTTCTTTTACAATTTAGGTCGCATGGGCAAGATGCCAGGCACAGTCCAAGAAATAAGATATATAAATAGAGACGAAAACACCCACCTCTGGCTCTTTAGATCCATAATTATAGACCTCAAAAAAGAAAGCCCCGAGCTTTTTACAGATGACAAAGTAGAATTTTATAGGCAAATGCTAAAAAAAGGTGTCCAAGAAGAACTCTCCTGGGCAGCCTATGTCATAGGAGACAATATCCAAGGCCTAAGCCTTGAAATGGTAAGCGACTATATAAAATACTTGGGCAATCTCCGAGCCAAAAATTTGGGCTTTGAAGAACTCTATCCAGGCTATGACAAGGAGCCAAAATCCATGGAATGGGTCAGCGAATACTCAGATCCAAATGCCATAAAAACAGACTTCTTTGAAGCAAAACCATCAGCCTATACCAAATCAAGCGCCATAGAAGATGACCTTTAA
- the raiA gene encoding ribosome-associated translation inhibitor RaiA, which translates to MKLELVGKNISLTESLKSKVEDKLSKLDKYFSDEILARATLSSTKGNQKIEVTIFLPGTILRAEDSSSDMYSSIDKVQNSLERQIKKYKTRLKKRYKDNTSIKFEEVESPIEHEDEDENTIVRRKSFDLKPMMEEEAVLQMELLNHNFFVFLNGNTEEVNIVYKREDGDYGIIEAKLK; encoded by the coding sequence ATGAAATTAGAATTAGTTGGTAAAAATATCTCTTTGACAGAAAGCCTAAAATCAAAAGTTGAAGACAAGCTATCCAAACTTGACAAGTATTTCTCCGACGAAATCTTGGCAAGAGCAACTCTCTCCTCGACCAAGGGCAACCAAAAAATCGAGGTAACCATCTTTTTGCCTGGCACAATTTTAAGAGCTGAGGATTCGTCTTCCGACATGTACTCATCAATAGACAAGGTACAAAACTCTCTGGAAAGACAAATAAAAAAATATAAAACAAGACTCAAGAAAAGATACAAGGACAACACTTCTATAAAATTTGAAGAAGTAGAAAGCCCAATAGAACATGAAGATGAAGATGAAAATACAATCGTAAGGAGAAAATCTTTCGATCTAAAACCTATGATGGAAGAAGAAGCAGTCCTTCAAATGGAACTTCTAAACCACAACTTCTTCGTCTTTCTAAATGGCAATACAGAAGAAGTAAACATAGTCTACAAGCGTGAAGACGGAGACTACGGCATAATAGAAGCCAAGCTAAAATAA
- a CDS encoding S-layer homology domain-containing protein, which produces MKEKYEKKKEKIFEARRLWSILLALIMLIGVFPFSAFARSYSGIVDIRDRWTKDRLEFKGNPDITCVLIKDPGPRRDQYEDGGPKTILTIWAKNGDYYDEESYEYNNLISLYINRIIFEFKASQGELPDALKKIAPKPYGIYVRESPNGWEKGPMYSPKGPQDPTPTKWKDPSNGNEWKFKGWEQNPRDKWYLGRSLPNYSPDDLQERWNYVRFVGTWYMLSKKQELDKAIKAADALTKADVIANNGENVPVFRTWVTKSVDETLKSTLKTAKEKFNNDEVSQGEVDAAANALKTAVAAYKPQKGQKVYDKNPTYAQPQDAHKVTFAKGSGVDMEGENTFFYVKNGTSLPAGEFPKATAQNGFGTKIYWTPEQDTAITKDETFTASAKAVNKADLAAKIQEAEGLLEKDKTSDPALALKTKVDEAKAVVGAIDNGTQRDQDQVDGKANELTQAIQALKDLNSKKEETKNAIAGIEGLKQGDITALQGEVDSAKNADAVEAVKAKATAQGKANKALEEATAAVGAAEQAKTQEKYGEAKAKVDALENGQAKTDLENRLAEVDKYIKADKAIKDLAGKNIADVTPSDISSAEDLIKAVKQDWKQSLTERLNTIKTNKTAYEKLTEATALVEAAEQAKTQDKYDQAKAKVEALTQGQDKTKLQNRLAEVDKYIKADNKLKEIEGKSIAGVSNDDISSAEGLINAVKEDWQQSLTERLNTIKTNKTAYEKLTEATALVVAAENAKTQEKYDQAKAKVDALENGQAKTDLENRLAEVDKYIKADNKLKEIEGKSIEGVTNDDISNAEGLINTVKQDWKQSLTDRLNTIKEKVAEAAVTALEGKKGNVTDKEIQAAQEKIDKVTDNNKKTALEGRLDQVKEAKKAKEKEDKAQGEAQKALDKLTGDGITDENIKKAQDEINKVTDPSKKQELQEKLNQIIAEKAVKELEDKKGNVTDGEITKAKEKINKVTDEGKKNDLNRRIGEVEKAKGLQDEAEKAVSDLEKPNANVTDDAIQEAKEKIDKVTNADKKQNLNDRLEKVKTDKKEKDAQGEAQKALDKLTGDGITDENIKKAQEEIDKVTDPNKKQELQEKLNQIIAEKAVKELEDKKGNVTDGEIQAAQAKVEKVTDTGKKTELNNRLDKVKKLNEAKTEAEKAINKLEKLDTTEKDGFKTRVKDASTIDDVDKIVLEAQKENAKKKIDDMNNLSKEDKKKAKEGIENAGDKDEIDTKVSDAQNKDNKEAAKKLESAKRKAEETINNLDKLSPTEKDGFKKKVTDANTIDDVNKVVLDAAKENAKKKIAEMDKLTPKEKKDFNKSIEESSNASDIEDVVNRAQGQQNQRLGAEVQEATSLVEKAEETKTEANYNTAKTAVDKLGDSKEKTNLQNRLAEVEKYIQADKELKVLEGKDVASLTPSDISKVEDLIGKVKDAWKQDLTNRLDQVKQKIQAKEQLEKDKKAAKAKVEALDKLDRNEKDAYEGRIDGAADKAQVDGIVLEAQKENAKKKIAEMDKLTPTEKENANNAIDQSQNEDGVNTVVDNAQADQDQRRSLEEKKVQAKAKVEALKELNQDEKSPFIARIEGAQNENDINSAVLDAQKANAKKKIAAMDKLEDGERQAADEAINQAQDENAINAAVEDANTKQTERKSLIEYKDEAKRKIEALDKLDQNKKDDYERRVDGAADKAQVDGIVLEAQKENAKKKISDLNNLSPEQRQEAERNIDNARNENEITNIVAEASGRNQNAQENSVNNSYSRQLQFGIIIRPAKEEEKKVEKTEEKKVELRHKEAYIKGYPDGSFRPNGKITRAEAASMIAKLAGLDLSNSKNPGLKDTKDAWYNSAINAMIKKNLMETDENGNFRPDEAITRAEFARALFYLDKDNKKTTNMKDIRGHKYQEAIERAYANGHIKGYPDGSFRPDAAITRAEAVKILNHFDKRKVKENSLGKVKSEIKGFTDLKESHWAYFEILVASTSYSYLYDLEGYALISNIDR; this is translated from the coding sequence TTGAAAGAAAAATACGAAAAGAAAAAAGAAAAAATATTTGAAGCAAGAAGGCTATGGAGCATACTTCTGGCCCTTATTATGCTAATAGGAGTCTTTCCATTTTCAGCCTTTGCCCGATCATATTCAGGGATAGTAGATATTAGAGACCGTTGGACTAAAGACCGATTGGAATTTAAAGGAAATCCGGACATAACATGTGTATTGATTAAAGATCCGGGTCCGCGAAGAGATCAATATGAAGATGGGGGACCTAAAACTATACTTACGATATGGGCAAAAAATGGCGATTATTATGATGAGGAAAGTTATGAATATAACAATTTAATAAGTCTTTATATTAATCGAATTATCTTTGAATTTAAAGCAAGCCAAGGAGAGCTTCCCGATGCCCTAAAAAAGATAGCCCCCAAGCCTTATGGAATATATGTTAGGGAAAGTCCTAATGGTTGGGAAAAAGGACCTATGTATAGCCCAAAAGGGCCACAAGACCCCACCCCTACCAAATGGAAAGACCCTAGCAATGGAAATGAATGGAAATTTAAAGGTTGGGAACAAAACCCAAGGGATAAATGGTATTTAGGAAGAAGCCTCCCAAACTATAGCCCTGATGACCTACAGGAACGTTGGAATTATGTTCGTTTCGTCGGCACCTGGTATATGCTTTCGAAAAAGCAAGAGTTAGATAAAGCCATTAAAGCTGCAGACGCTTTAACCAAGGCAGATGTCATCGCCAATAATGGGGAGAATGTCCCTGTCTTTAGAACTTGGGTAACAAAAAGTGTCGATGAGACCCTTAAAAGCACTTTAAAGACGGCAAAAGAAAAGTTTAATAATGATGAAGTTTCCCAAGGTGAGGTGGATGCAGCTGCCAATGCCTTAAAGACCGCTGTAGCCGCTTACAAACCCCAAAAAGGGCAAAAGGTATACGACAAAAACCCAACATATGCTCAACCACAAGATGCCCACAAGGTGACCTTTGCCAAGGGGAGTGGCGTGGACATGGAGGGAGAAAACACCTTCTTCTATGTAAAAAATGGCACAAGCCTACCGGCAGGAGAATTCCCAAAAGCCACTGCCCAAAACGGATTCGGCACCAAAATTTATTGGACACCGGAACAAGACACAGCCATTACCAAAGACGAAACCTTTACTGCCAGCGCCAAAGCCGTGAATAAGGCAGACCTTGCAGCGAAAATTCAAGAAGCGGAAGGCTTGCTTGAAAAAGACAAGACCTCCGATCCTGCCCTGGCATTAAAGACCAAGGTAGATGAAGCCAAGGCCGTGGTAGGAGCCATAGACAATGGCACACAACGAGATCAAGACCAAGTGGATGGCAAGGCCAATGAACTGACCCAAGCCATCCAAGCCTTAAAAGACTTAAATAGCAAAAAAGAAGAAACAAAAAACGCCATCGCAGGCATCGAGGGCTTAAAACAAGGTGACATCACCGCCCTTCAAGGAGAGGTAGACAGCGCCAAAAACGCAGATGCAGTTGAAGCCGTCAAAGCAAAAGCGACGGCTCAAGGAAAAGCCAATAAGGCACTAGAAGAAGCAACAGCAGCAGTAGGAGCAGCAGAACAAGCAAAGACACAAGAAAAATATGGTGAAGCCAAGGCAAAAGTAGACGCTCTAGAAAATGGACAAGCAAAAACAGATCTAGAAAATCGCTTAGCAGAAGTAGACAAATACATCAAAGCAGACAAAGCTATCAAAGACCTTGCAGGCAAAAATATAGCAGACGTAACACCAAGCGACATAAGCAGCGCAGAAGATCTAATAAAAGCAGTAAAACAAGACTGGAAACAAAGCCTAACAGAACGTCTAAACACCATAAAAACAAATAAAACAGCCTACGAAAAACTAACAGAAGCAACAGCATTGGTAGAAGCAGCAGAACAAGCAAAGACACAAGACAAATACGACCAAGCCAAGGCAAAAGTCGAAGCCCTAACACAAGGTCAAGACAAAACAAAATTACAAAATCGTCTAGCAGAAGTAGACAAATACATCAAAGCAGACAATAAATTAAAAGAAATTGAAGGCAAGAGCATAGCAGGAGTAAGTAACGACGACATAAGCAGTGCAGAAGGTCTAATAAACGCAGTAAAAGAAGACTGGCAACAAAGCCTAACAGAACGTCTAAACACCATAAAAACAAATAAAACAGCCTACGAAAAACTAACAGAAGCAACAGCATTGGTAGTAGCAGCAGAAAATGCCAAGACACAAGAAAAATACGACCAAGCCAAGGCAAAAGTAGACGCTCTAGAAAATGGACAAGCCAAAACAGATCTAGAAAATCGCTTAGCAGAAGTAGACAAATACATCAAGGCAGACAATAAATTAAAAGAAATCGAAGGCAAGAGCATAGAAGGAGTAACTAACGACGACATAAGCAATGCAGAAGGTCTAATAAATACAGTAAAACAAGACTGGAAACAAAGCCTAACAGATCGTCTAAACACCATAAAAGAAAAAGTGGCAGAAGCAGCAGTTACCGCCCTTGAAGGCAAAAAAGGAAACGTAACAGACAAAGAAATACAAGCTGCTCAAGAAAAAATAGACAAGGTAACAGACAACAACAAGAAAACTGCCCTAGAAGGACGTCTAGACCAAGTAAAAGAAGCGAAAAAGGCAAAAGAAAAAGAAGATAAGGCCCAAGGCGAAGCTCAAAAAGCTCTAGATAAACTAACAGGCGATGGCATCACAGACGAAAACATCAAAAAGGCTCAAGACGAAATAAATAAAGTTACAGATCCTAGCAAAAAACAAGAACTTCAAGAAAAACTAAATCAAATCATAGCAGAAAAAGCAGTAAAAGAGCTTGAAGACAAAAAAGGAAACGTAACAGACGGAGAAATAACAAAAGCCAAAGAAAAAATAAACAAAGTCACCGATGAAGGAAAGAAAAATGACTTAAATCGTCGCATAGGTGAAGTGGAAAAAGCCAAGGGACTACAAGACGAAGCAGAAAAAGCAGTCTCCGATCTTGAAAAACCAAATGCCAATGTCACCGATGATGCAATACAAGAAGCCAAAGAAAAAATAGACAAGGTAACTAACGCAGACAAAAAACAAAACTTGAATGATCGCCTTGAAAAAGTAAAAACAGACAAAAAAGAAAAAGACGCTCAAGGCGAAGCCCAAAAAGCTCTAGACAAACTAACAGGCGATGGCATCACAGACGAAAACATCAAAAAGGCTCAAGAAGAAATAGATAAAGTTACAGATCCTAACAAAAAGCAAGAACTGCAAGAAAAACTAAATCAAATCATAGCAGAAAAAGCAGTAAAAGAGCTTGAAGACAAAAAAGGAAACGTAACAGACGGAGAAATACAAGCTGCTCAAGCAAAGGTAGAAAAGGTAACAGACACCGGCAAGAAAACTGAACTGAATAATCGTCTAGACAAGGTTAAAAAACTAAACGAAGCAAAAACCGAAGCAGAAAAAGCCATAAACAAATTAGAAAAGCTAGACACTACAGAAAAAGATGGCTTCAAGACAAGGGTAAAAGACGCAAGCACAATTGATGATGTAGACAAGATAGTTCTAGAAGCTCAAAAAGAAAATGCCAAGAAAAAAATTGATGACATGAACAACTTATCAAAAGAAGATAAGAAAAAAGCAAAAGAAGGCATCGAAAATGCAGGCGATAAAGATGAAATAGACACAAAAGTATCGGATGCACAAAATAAAGACAATAAAGAAGCGGCAAAAAAACTAGAATCAGCAAAAAGAAAAGCGGAAGAAACCATAAATAACTTGGACAAGCTAAGCCCGACAGAAAAAGATGGTTTCAAAAAGAAGGTAACAGATGCCAACACTATTGATGATGTCAATAAAGTGGTCCTAGATGCAGCAAAAGAAAACGCCAAGAAAAAAATAGCTGAAATGGATAAGTTAACACCAAAAGAGAAAAAAGATTTTAATAAATCCATAGAAGAATCATCAAATGCAAGCGACATAGAAGACGTAGTAAACAGAGCTCAGGGACAACAAAATCAAAGGCTGGGAGCAGAAGTTCAAGAAGCAACAAGTTTAGTTGAAAAAGCGGAAGAAACAAAAACGGAAGCCAACTACAATACAGCCAAGACAGCAGTAGACAAGCTAGGAGATAGCAAGGAAAAAACAAATCTACAAAACCGTCTAGCAGAAGTAGAAAAATACATCCAAGCAGACAAGGAATTAAAAGTCCTAGAAGGAAAAGACGTAGCAAGTCTAACACCAAGTGATATAAGCAAGGTAGAAGACTTAATAGGAAAGGTAAAAGATGCTTGGAAGCAAGACCTTACAAACCGTCTAGACCAAGTAAAACAAAAGATACAAGCAAAAGAACAACTGGAAAAAGATAAAAAAGCAGCAAAGGCTAAGGTGGAGGCACTAGACAAGCTAGACCGAAATGAAAAAGACGCCTACGAAGGAAGAATAGACGGGGCAGCAGACAAGGCTCAAGTAGATGGCATAGTCCTTGAAGCTCAAAAAGAAAATGCTAAAAAGAAAATAGCTGAGATGGACAAGCTAACACCAACAGAGAAAGAAAATGCCAATAATGCAATAGACCAGTCACAAAATGAAGACGGAGTAAATACGGTAGTAGACAATGCCCAAGCAGATCAAGATCAAAGACGAAGCCTAGAAGAAAAAAAGGTGCAAGCAAAGGCTAAGGTAGAAGCACTAAAAGAGTTAAACCAAGATGAAAAATCACCCTTCATAGCAAGAATAGAAGGGGCGCAAAACGAAAACGACATCAATAGTGCAGTTCTAGACGCTCAAAAAGCAAATGCTAAAAAGAAAATAGCCGCTATGGACAAGCTAGAAGACGGAGAACGTCAAGCAGCAGATGAAGCAATAAATCAAGCCCAAGATGAAAATGCAATAAATGCAGCAGTAGAAGATGCCAATACAAAGCAAACTGAAAGAAAAAGTCTAATAGAATACAAAGACGAAGCAAAACGAAAAATAGAAGCCCTAGACAAGCTAGACCAAAACAAAAAAGATGACTACGAAAGAAGAGTAGACGGGGCAGCAGACAAGGCACAAGTAGATGGCATAGTTCTAGAAGCACAAAAAGAAAACGCCAAGAAAAAAATCTCAGACCTCAACAACCTAAGTCCAGAACAAAGACAAGAAGCAGAAAGAAACATAGACAATGCGAGAAACGAAAACGAAATAACAAACATTGTAGCAGAAGCTTCAGGAAGAAATCAAAACGCACAAGAAAACTCTGTAAACAATAGCTACTCAAGACAACTTCAATTTGGCATAATAATAAGACCGGCAAAAGAAGAAGAAAAGAAAGTAGAAAAGACAGAAGAAAAGAAGGTCGAATTAAGACACAAAGAAGCCTACATCAAAGGATATCCAGACGGAAGCTTCAGACCAAATGGAAAAATAACAAGAGCAGAAGCAGCCTCAATGATAGCAAAACTAGCAGGACTAGACCTAAGCAATAGCAAAAACCCAGGTCTAAAAGACACCAAAGATGCATGGTACAACTCAGCGATAAACGCCATGATAAAGAAAAACCTCATGGAAACAGACGAAAATGGAAACTTCAGACCAGACGAAGCCATAACAAGAGCAGAATTCGCAAGAGCCCTCTTCTATCTAGACAAAGACAACAAAAAAACAACTAACATGAAAGACATAAGAGGACACAAGTATCAAGAAGCCATAGAAAGAGCCTATGCAAACGGCCACATCAAAGGCTACCCAGACGGAAGCTTTAGACCAGATGCAGCCATAACAAGAGCAGAAGCAGTAAAAATCTTAAATCACTTCGACAAAAGAAAAGTTAAGGAAAATAGCTTAGGAAAAGTAAAGAGTGAAATAAAAGGCTTCACAGACTTAAAAGAAAGCCATTGGGCTTACTTTGAAATACTTGTAGCAAGCACATCCTACTCCTATCTATACGATCTAGAAGGATATGCTCTAATATCTAATATAGACAGATAG